A stretch of the Bombyx mori chromosome 14, ASM3026992v2 genome encodes the following:
- the LOC101742537 gene encoding RIB43A-like with coiled-coils protein 2 has product MLKLQIANEQDRKEAQNRERRRQCELERRNRIFNARNRKIGVDVPFLERQVQEKRSEREEQQRRELAFAQQMIKDSNLAAVLEARQREERRRIGLEIDKYRQNYQRTEDRREFDLNDPDVLKKQLPPRASDGDPVGMSSAQKFEGEDLNYEERKKLMAAQKNAWLEQQVQERKGAEEERKKAEAAYMMAIKARDLRASELDKLERECRYRLGQANLRYNEALAAEKKQIEQIMKEQEEADNTAEMYNNLTSDMLTENPDVAKSALGQNRAIGFMYKGMNQEELKKFYAGQKEQMEAAKVKREAEQKMEAEWQALSKSIQREVAVQDIEDKRKRREMARQLMEENQLMALQQKEREKYFREVVYNNTPTDDYYSQFNTTTR; this is encoded by the exons atgctGAAATTACAAATAGCCAACGAACAGGACAGAAAAGAAGCACAGAATAGAGAGAGGAGGAGACAGTGTGAACTAGAAAGGAGAAATAGGATCTTCAATGCGAGAAACAGGAAAATTGGT GTAGATGTTCCGTTCCTCGAGCGTCAGGTCCAAGAGAAGAGATCAGAACGAGAGGAGCAGCAAAGACGGGAGCTGGCCTTCGCGCAACAGATGATCAAAGACAGTAACCTGGCCGCGGTCTTAGAAGCCAGACAGAGAGAA GAACGTCGTCGTATCGGCTTGGAAATAGACAAGTACCGTCAGAATTACCAACGAACCGAGGATCGACGCGAGTTTGACCTGAACGACCCCGACGTTCTTAAGAAGCAGCTGCCCCCGAGAGCTTCCGATGGTGATCCTGTCGGAATGTCCAGTGCACAAAA ATTCGAAGGTGAAGATTTAAATTACGAAGAACGGAAGAAGCTGATGGCGGCCCAGAAGAACGCCTGGCTCGAACAGCAGGTCCAAGAACGGAAGGGCGCCGAGGAAGAACGCAAAAAAGCCGAAGCAGCATATATG ATGGCAATAAAAGCTCGCGACCTAAGAGCCAGTGAGCTTGACAAGCTTGAGCGAGAATGTCGCTACAGACTCGGGCAGGCCAATTTGCGGTATAATGAAGCTTTG gCGGCagaaaagaaacaaattgaGCAGATAATGAAAGAGCAGGAAGAGGCTGACAACACAGCTGAGATGTACAACAATCTTACATCGGACATGCTCACCGAGAACCCTGATGTCGCCAAGAGTGCACTGGGACAAAACAG AGCGATCGGGTTCATGTACAAGGGTATGAATCAAGAGGAGCTTAAGAAATTCTACGCAGGGCAAAAGGAACAAATGGAAGCTGCGAAG gttaAACGTGAGGCCGAACAAAAGATGGAAGCTGAATGGCAAGCGCTGTCCAAATCAATTCAGAGAGAAGTTGCTGTCCAAGACATTGAGGATAAACGAAAACGAAG GGAAATGGCTCGACAGTTGATGGAAGAGAATCAACTGATGGCTTTACAGCAAAAGGAAAGGGAGAAATACTTCCGAGAAGTGGTCTACAACAACACGCCAACCGACGATTATTATTCTCAGTTCAACACTACCACGAGATAA